Proteins from a single region of Ananas comosus cultivar F153 linkage group 3, ASM154086v1, whole genome shotgun sequence:
- the LOC109708013 gene encoding protein STRICTOSIDINE SYNTHASE-LIKE 13, with amino-acid sequence MEKKGLIKEDGLLTHPRLVVLFALGLGLIFMDPFHLGPLGGVDYRPVRHDITPYSKVMDHWPRDNRSRLRLGRLEFVDEVFGPESIEFDLVGRGPYAGLADGRVVRWLGESVGWETFAVVNPNWTEKMCANGVDSTTPKQHPKEKWCGRPLGLRFNRETGELYIADAYYGLMVVGPDGGVATSVATYAEGSPILFANDLDVHRNGSIFFTDTSARYNRRDHFYILLEGEATGRLLRYDPVTMTTHVVLRGLVFPNGVQISKDQRFLLFTETTNCRIMRYWLEGQRAGELENFANLPGFPDNVRINEKGQFWVAIDCCRTPIQEVLSRNPWLRSVYFRLPLKINILAKMIGARMYTVASLFDEEGKIVEVLEDRRGEVMKLVSEVREVDGKLWIGTVAHNHIATLPYPLD; translated from the exons ATGGAAAAGAAGGGGTTGATTAAAGAAGATGGACTCTTAACACATCCGCGCCTCGTCGTGCTCTTCGCGCTTGGCCTGGGCCTAATCTTCATGGACCCATTCCATTTGGGCCCGCTCGGCGGGGTCGACTACCGGCCCGTAAGGCACGACATTACACCCTACAGCAAGGTCATGGATCACTGGCCGAGGGACAACCGGAGCCGGCTGAGACTCGGAAGGCTCGAGTTCGTCGACGAGGTTTTCGGGCCCGAGTCCATAGAGTTCGACCTGGTGGGCCGAGGCCCGTACGCGGGGTTGGCCGACGGCCGCGTCGTCCGGTGGCTGGGGGAGAGTGTTGGGTGGGAAACATTTGCAGTTGTTAATCCAAACTG GACCGAGAAAATGTGCGCTAACGGAGTCGACTCGACGACCCCGAAGCAACATCCGAAGGAGAAGTGGTGTGGCCGACCGCTCGGCCTAAGGTTCAATAGAGAGACCGGCGAACTCTACATAGCCGACGCCTATTACGGGCTCATGGTTGTCGGTCCCGACGGCGGTGTTGCAACTTCTGTAGCTACTTACGCAGAAGGAAGTCCAATCCTTTTCGCGAACGACTTGGATGTTCATCGTAACGGCTCGATTTTTTTCACCGACACAAGCGCTCGATATAATAGAAG GGATCACTTCTATATATTACTAGAAGGAGAGGCCACAGGAAGGTTACTAAGGTATGATCCTGTAACTATGACTACTCATGTTGTGCTAAGGGGATTGGTTTTTCCTAATGGAGTACAAATTTCGAAGGATCAGAGGTTTCTCCTCTTCACAGAGACCACCAACTGCAG GATCATGAGATATTGGCTAGAGGGCCAAAGGGCCGGAGAGCTCGAAAACTTCGCCAACTTGCCGGGTTTTCCCGACAACGTGCGGATAAACGAGAAGGGCCAATTCTGGGTTGCGATCGACTGCTGTCGGACGCCGATCCAAGAGGTGCTCTCGCGCAATCCGTGGCTGAGGAGTGTATACTTCAGGTTACCGTTAAAGATAAACATTCTGGCGAAGATGATCGGAGCGAGGATGTACACCGTCGCATCTCTCTTCGACGAGGAAGGGAAGATCGTCGAGGTGCTCGAAGATCGGCGAGGCGAGGTGATGAAGCTGGTGAGTGAAGTTAGGGAGGTAGATGGCAAGTTGTGGATTGGAACAGTTGCTCATAATCACATAGCTACTCTTCCTTACCCACTGGATTAA